A window of the Streptomyces sp. Ag109_O5-10 genome harbors these coding sequences:
- the corA gene encoding magnesium/cobalt transporter CorA — MIVDCAIYRDGERTETPQDFSDALAEARARGDSFLWIGLYEPTEREFDLVTDEFGLHPLAVEDALSAHQRPKLEVYDDSLFVVLKPVTYEPKSDTVTSGELMIFIGDSFVVTVRHGTPSPLGDIRRHLEEQHEMLKHGPTGVLYSISDAIVDHYLEVATELQTDLEELEAEVFSPTGGGSRHTASRIYTFKRQILEFRRATVPLALPMTKLAGVGQYGSGVTVPFVPAEARPFFRDVNDHLTRVNESVEGLDRLVSDVLSSHLAQMSVRQNDDMRKISAWAAMAAVPTLIAGIYGMNFDHMPELHWFWGYPAVIMLMVVLELSLYRLFKRRGWM; from the coding sequence GTGATCGTCGACTGCGCCATCTACCGGGACGGGGAGCGGACGGAGACACCGCAGGACTTCTCCGATGCGCTCGCGGAGGCACGCGCGCGTGGCGACAGCTTTCTGTGGATCGGTCTGTACGAGCCGACGGAGCGCGAGTTCGACCTGGTCACCGACGAGTTCGGGCTGCATCCGCTGGCCGTGGAGGACGCCCTGAGCGCGCACCAGCGGCCGAAGCTCGAGGTGTACGACGACTCGCTGTTCGTCGTCCTGAAGCCGGTGACGTACGAGCCGAAGAGCGACACGGTGACCTCCGGCGAGCTGATGATCTTCATCGGGGACTCCTTCGTGGTCACCGTGCGCCACGGGACGCCGTCGCCGCTCGGCGACATCCGGCGGCACCTGGAGGAGCAGCACGAGATGCTGAAGCACGGGCCGACAGGGGTGCTGTACTCGATCTCCGACGCGATCGTGGACCACTACCTGGAGGTCGCGACCGAGTTGCAGACCGACCTGGAGGAGCTGGAGGCCGAGGTGTTCTCGCCGACCGGCGGCGGCTCCCGGCACACCGCGTCGCGGATCTACACCTTCAAGCGGCAGATCCTGGAGTTCCGCCGGGCGACCGTGCCGCTGGCGCTGCCCATGACCAAGCTGGCGGGGGTGGGCCAGTACGGCAGCGGCGTGACGGTGCCCTTCGTGCCCGCGGAGGCCCGGCCGTTCTTCCGGGACGTCAACGACCACCTGACGCGGGTGAACGAGAGCGTGGAGGGCCTGGACCGGCTGGTGTCGGACGTCCTCAGCTCCCATCTCGCGCAGATGAGCGTGCGGCAGAACGACGACATGCGGAAGATCTCCGCGTGGGCGGCCATGGCCGCGGTACCGACGCTGATCGCGGGAATCTACGGCATGAACTTCGATCACATGCCCGAGTTGCACTGGTTCTGGGGGTACCCGGCGGTGATCATGCTCATGGTCGTGCTGGAGCTGTCGCTGTACCGGCTGTTCAAGCGCCGCGGGTGGATGTGA